One genomic window of Glycine soja cultivar W05 chromosome 9, ASM419377v2, whole genome shotgun sequence includes the following:
- the LOC114368482 gene encoding protein MAIN-LIKE 1-like, whose protein sequence is MLVDLLMVSAESVRAETAQCRGPYIRLQWVRDIYERRCQAGHWIAAARAYLFHLLGCTLFVNKSATNVHVVYLEAFRDLSMTERYAWGVVALVQFADSTADQEYDEDSPHARRWIATKKTVKSICTPAYMEHLDRLRILDVCWIPYGEYRSVRDFHVRSCYSGLLRWGPIAVYYQPERVMRQFGYTQTIPAPPIDSWVSYDDIHDRWMHYSDHIVPVGEVCVVLVTTWTGSSTSRILS, encoded by the exons ATGCTGGTGGACTTATTGATGGTCTCTGCAGAGTCTGTCAGGGCTGAGACAGCCCAGTGTCGTGGACCGTACATACGCCTGCAATGGGTACGTGATATATATGAGCGCCGATGCCAGGCAGGTCATTGGATAGCTGCGGCTCGCGCATATCTTTTTCATCTTCTGGGTTGCACTCTATTTgttaacaagagtgcaaccaatGTACATGTTGTCTACTTAGAGGCCTTTCGTGACCTCAGTATGACGGAGAGGTACGCCTGGGGAGTGGTTGCTTTGGTGCAAT TCGCGGACTCCACTGCTGATCAGGAGTACGACGAGGATTCTCCGCATGCGCGTAGGTGGATTGCAACGAAGAAGACTGTGAAGAGCATTTGTACGCCGGCGTACATGGAGCACTTGGACCGACTCCGGATTCTGGATGTCTGTTGGATCCCGTATGGAGAGTATCGATCGGTCCGGGACTTCCACGTCAGATCATGCTATTCTGGTCTCTTGCGGTGGGGGCCTATTGCTGTTTATTACCAACCAGAGAGGGTCATGCGGCAGTTTGGATACACGCAGACCATTCCTGCTCCTCCTATCGATTCATGGGTGTCGTATGATGATATACACGATAGGTGGATGCACTACTCGGATCATATCGTTCCTGTAGGTGAGGTGTGTGTTGTGCTAGTGACTACATGGACTGGTTCTTCCACATCTCGCATCCTTTCATGA
- the LOC114368819 gene encoding protein MAIN-LIKE 1-like isoform X3: protein MLTAYADHVACSVWTGEERPELKLSSHGRKVHSLGRPVPTIEGLIAGTGLSPLIACSVDTGDWGLLSAFVERWHRETSSFHLPVGELTITLDDVSSLLHLPVIGDFHAFEPLHVDVAVQMLVDLLMVSPESARAETVQCRGSYVRLQWVRDIYQRRCQAGHWTAAARAYLIHLLGCTLFANKSAINVHVVYLEAIRDLSKTDRYAWGVAALVHMYDQLNDASMSHSRQLSGYITLLQLHL from the exons ATGCTGACAGCATATGCGGATCACGTTGCTTGCAGCGTATGGACGGGAGAg gagcgtcctgaattgaagttatCCTCGCATGGGAGGAAGGTCCATAGTTTAGGCAGGCCTGTCCCTACCATTGAGGGACTTATCGCTGGTACAGGACTAAGTCCTCTGATCGCGTGTTCGGTAGACACCGGTGATTGGGGACTTTTGTCCGCGTTTGTGGAGCGGTGGCACCGGGAGACGTCTAGTTTCCATCTTCCGGTGGGTGAGCTCACCATCACATTGGACGACGTCTCTTCTCTTCTCCATCTTCCCGTTATAGGCGACTTTCACGCATTTGAGCCCTTGCACGTGGATGTTGCGGTTCAGATGCTGGTGGACTTGCTGATGGTGTCTCCAGAGTCTGCTAGGGCTGAGACAGTCCAGTGTCGCGGATCGTACGTACGCCTGCAATGGGTACGTGATATATATCAGCGCCGATGCCAGGCAGGTCATTGGACAGCTGCGGCTCGTGCATATCTTATTCACCTGCTGGGTTGCACtctgtttgctaacaagagtgcaatcAATGTCCATGTTGTCTACTTGGAGGCCATTCGGGACCTCAGTAAGACAGATAGGTACGCTTGGGGAGTGGCTGCTTTGGTTCATATGTACGACCAGCTGAACGATGCATCCATGAGCCACAGTCGACAGCTTAGCGGTTACATCACACTGCTGCAg ttaCATCTATAG
- the LOC114368819 gene encoding protein MAIN-LIKE 1-like isoform X2, giving the protein MLTAYADHVACSVWTGEERPELKLSSHGRKVHSLGRPVPTIEGLIAGTGLSPLIACSVDTGDWGLLSAFVERWHRETSSFHLPVGELTITLDDVSSLLHLPVIGDFHAFEPLHVDVAVQMLVDLLMVSPESARAETVQCRGSYVRLQWVRDIYQRRCQAGHWTAAARAYLIHLLGCTLFANKSAINVHVVYLEAIRDLSKTDRYAWGVAALVHMYDQLNDASMSHSRQLSGYITLLQCWIYEHFPSVAESTAD; this is encoded by the exons ATGCTGACAGCATATGCGGATCACGTTGCTTGCAGCGTATGGACGGGAGAg gagcgtcctgaattgaagttatCCTCGCATGGGAGGAAGGTCCATAGTTTAGGCAGGCCTGTCCCTACCATTGAGGGACTTATCGCTGGTACAGGACTAAGTCCTCTGATCGCGTGTTCGGTAGACACCGGTGATTGGGGACTTTTGTCCGCGTTTGTGGAGCGGTGGCACCGGGAGACGTCTAGTTTCCATCTTCCGGTGGGTGAGCTCACCATCACATTGGACGACGTCTCTTCTCTTCTCCATCTTCCCGTTATAGGCGACTTTCACGCATTTGAGCCCTTGCACGTGGATGTTGCGGTTCAGATGCTGGTGGACTTGCTGATGGTGTCTCCAGAGTCTGCTAGGGCTGAGACAGTCCAGTGTCGCGGATCGTACGTACGCCTGCAATGGGTACGTGATATATATCAGCGCCGATGCCAGGCAGGTCATTGGACAGCTGCGGCTCGTGCATATCTTATTCACCTGCTGGGTTGCACtctgtttgctaacaagagtgcaatcAATGTCCATGTTGTCTACTTGGAGGCCATTCGGGACCTCAGTAAGACAGATAGGTACGCTTGGGGAGTGGCTGCTTTGGTTCATATGTACGACCAGCTGAACGATGCATCCATGAGCCACAGTCGACAGCTTAGCGGTTACATCACACTGCTGCAg TGCTGGATTTACGAGCATTTTCCCTCAGTTGCGGAGTCCACCGCTGATTAG
- the LOC114368819 gene encoding protein MAIN-LIKE 1-like isoform X1, giving the protein MLTAYADHVACSVWTGEERPELKLSSHGRKVHSLGRPVPTIEGLIAGTGLSPLIACSVDTGDWGLLSAFVERWHRETSSFHLPVGELTITLDDVSSLLHLPVIGDFHAFEPLHVDVAVQMLVDLLMVSPESARAETVQCRGSYVRLQWVRDIYQRRCQAGHWTAAARAYLIHLLGCTLFANKSAINVHVVYLEAIRDLSKTDRYAWGVAALVHMYDQLNDASMSHSRQLSGYITLLQLRSPPLIRTTTRLLRVRAGGLRRRRP; this is encoded by the exons ATGCTGACAGCATATGCGGATCACGTTGCTTGCAGCGTATGGACGGGAGAg gagcgtcctgaattgaagttatCCTCGCATGGGAGGAAGGTCCATAGTTTAGGCAGGCCTGTCCCTACCATTGAGGGACTTATCGCTGGTACAGGACTAAGTCCTCTGATCGCGTGTTCGGTAGACACCGGTGATTGGGGACTTTTGTCCGCGTTTGTGGAGCGGTGGCACCGGGAGACGTCTAGTTTCCATCTTCCGGTGGGTGAGCTCACCATCACATTGGACGACGTCTCTTCTCTTCTCCATCTTCCCGTTATAGGCGACTTTCACGCATTTGAGCCCTTGCACGTGGATGTTGCGGTTCAGATGCTGGTGGACTTGCTGATGGTGTCTCCAGAGTCTGCTAGGGCTGAGACAGTCCAGTGTCGCGGATCGTACGTACGCCTGCAATGGGTACGTGATATATATCAGCGCCGATGCCAGGCAGGTCATTGGACAGCTGCGGCTCGTGCATATCTTATTCACCTGCTGGGTTGCACtctgtttgctaacaagagtgcaatcAATGTCCATGTTGTCTACTTGGAGGCCATTCGGGACCTCAGTAAGACAGATAGGTACGCTTGGGGAGTGGCTGCTTTGGTTCATATGTACGACCAGCTGAACGATGCATCCATGAGCCACAGTCGACAGCTTAGCGGTTACATCACACTGCTGCAg TTGCGGAGTCCACCGCTGATTAGGACTACGACGAGGCTTCTCCGCGTGCGTGCAGGTGGATTGCGACGAAGAAGACCGTGA